A genome region from Dreissena polymorpha isolate Duluth1 chromosome 16, UMN_Dpol_1.0, whole genome shotgun sequence includes the following:
- the LOC127862131 gene encoding mu-type opioid receptor-like isoform X1, translating into MDPKSDLHKMDKMVGYDDEIGFSEDYDYAYNYNYTYDVSDSMKHLPLVEFLPTVIIYGIVGLMGLVGNLLVLFAIARVKRMRTITNMFLFSLASADLLLVCLCIPVRCVAFYSYTWNLGEFMCRGTHYVQHVSMICSAMTLTTMSIERFIAIRFPLRARSLCTKRHARVVISVTWVTSFVAAVPIIFVIKHHPVGQSFEHFWCVKWFPDMPLLGRAFELYMLAIMLILPCLVMVITYTWIANIIWHVATRRADMRSGSCISENLEKSSVANGTSNGVQMTPTTDRTSRATPVVPLTSPLAVCPSTKAYVDDDRTRKQVVMMLMVVVVLFAVCWTPLLVNNLLTAFDVIDHLHVGALKPLRIAFHILAYANSCVNPFVYAFMSKNFRDGFKQSVLACLRGSEYLMRSKSRYLTSTTRASTSNSADVVRQVTHRTDSLAMRRSSDLL; encoded by the exons ATGGACCCAAAATCGGATTTACACAAAATGGATAAAATGGTCGGCTACGACGACGAAATAGGATTCAGCGAAGACTATGATTATGCTTACAATTATAACTATACCTACGATGTATCGGATTCTATGAAGCATTTACCACTTGTCGAGTTCTTGCCGACCGTTATCATTTACGGTATTGTTGGACTCATGGGTCTCGTCGGAAATTTGCTCGTCCTGTTTGCAATTGCAAGGGTTAAGAGGATGAGGACGATCACAAACATGTTCTTGTTCAGCCTTGCCTCTGCGGACCTTCTGTTGGTGTGCCTTTGTATTCCAGTCAGG TGTGTGGCGTTCTATTCGTACACTTGGAACCTAGGCGAGTTCATGTGTCGGGGTACTCATTACGTGCAGCACGTGTCCATGATTTGCTCTGCGATGACACTCACCACCATGAGCATTGAAAG GTTCATCGCTATCCGATTTCCGCTGCGCGCGCGTTCCCTGTGCACTAAGCGGCACGCGCGAGTCGTCATCTCTGTCACGTGGGTGACGTCATTTGTTGCCGCTGTACCTATCATCTTCGTCATC AAACACCACCCAGTCGGCCAGAGCTTCGAGCACTTCTGGTGCGTAAAGTGGTTCCCAGACATGCCGCTGCTGGGTCGCGCGTTCGAGCTCTACATGCTCGCCATCATGCTGATCCTGCCCTGCCTCGTCATGGTCATCACGTACACATGGATCGCGAACATTATCTGGCACGTGGCCACGAGGCGCGCCGACATGAGGTCGGGCAG TTGCATTTCTGAAAACCTAGAGAAATCATCGGTAGCTAACGGTACTTCAAACGGTGTTCAGATGACACCAACCACTGACAGAACATCCCGTGCAACACCCGTGGTACCGTTGACGTCGCCTCTAGCAGTTTGTCCGTCCACAAAAGCTTACGTTGATGACGACCGGACGAGAAAACAG GTGGTGATGATGCTCATGGTGGTGGTGGTCTTGTTCGCGGTATGCTGGACGCCCCTTCTCGTGAACAACCTCCTGACGGCCTTCGATGTCATAGACCACCTCCACGTCGGCGCTCTGAAGCCTCTCCGCATCGCCTTCCACATCCTTGCATACGCCAACAGCTGCGTAAACCCCTTTGTGTACGCCTTCATGTCTAAGAACTTCCGGGACGGCTTCAAGCAGTCGGTGCTCGCCTGTCTGCGTGGCAGCGAGTACTTGATGCGAAGCAAGTCCCGTTATCTGACGTCGACCACGCGCGCGTCGACGTCGAATAGCGCTGACGTAGTAAGGCAAGTGACGCATCGGACGGATTCGCTGGCTATGCGACGTTCTAGCGACCTTCTGTAG
- the LOC127862131 gene encoding mu-type opioid receptor-like isoform X2, with translation MCRGTHYVQHVSMICSAMTLTTMSIERFIAIRFPLRARSLCTKRHARVVISVTWVTSFVAAVPIIFVIKHHPVGQSFEHFWCVKWFPDMPLLGRAFELYMLAIMLILPCLVMVITYTWIANIIWHVATRRADMRSGSCISENLEKSSVANGTSNGVQMTPTTDRTSRATPVVPLTSPLAVCPSTKAYVDDDRTRKQVVMMLMVVVVLFAVCWTPLLVNNLLTAFDVIDHLHVGALKPLRIAFHILAYANSCVNPFVYAFMSKNFRDGFKQSVLACLRGSEYLMRSKSRYLTSTTRASTSNSADVVRQVTHRTDSLAMRRSSDLL, from the exons ATGTGTCGGGGTACTCATTACGTGCAGCACGTGTCCATGATTTGCTCTGCGATGACACTCACCACCATGAGCATTGAAAG GTTCATCGCTATCCGATTTCCGCTGCGCGCGCGTTCCCTGTGCACTAAGCGGCACGCGCGAGTCGTCATCTCTGTCACGTGGGTGACGTCATTTGTTGCCGCTGTACCTATCATCTTCGTCATC AAACACCACCCAGTCGGCCAGAGCTTCGAGCACTTCTGGTGCGTAAAGTGGTTCCCAGACATGCCGCTGCTGGGTCGCGCGTTCGAGCTCTACATGCTCGCCATCATGCTGATCCTGCCCTGCCTCGTCATGGTCATCACGTACACATGGATCGCGAACATTATCTGGCACGTGGCCACGAGGCGCGCCGACATGAGGTCGGGCAG TTGCATTTCTGAAAACCTAGAGAAATCATCGGTAGCTAACGGTACTTCAAACGGTGTTCAGATGACACCAACCACTGACAGAACATCCCGTGCAACACCCGTGGTACCGTTGACGTCGCCTCTAGCAGTTTGTCCGTCCACAAAAGCTTACGTTGATGACGACCGGACGAGAAAACAG GTGGTGATGATGCTCATGGTGGTGGTGGTCTTGTTCGCGGTATGCTGGACGCCCCTTCTCGTGAACAACCTCCTGACGGCCTTCGATGTCATAGACCACCTCCACGTCGGCGCTCTGAAGCCTCTCCGCATCGCCTTCCACATCCTTGCATACGCCAACAGCTGCGTAAACCCCTTTGTGTACGCCTTCATGTCTAAGAACTTCCGGGACGGCTTCAAGCAGTCGGTGCTCGCCTGTCTGCGTGGCAGCGAGTACTTGATGCGAAGCAAGTCCCGTTATCTGACGTCGACCACGCGCGCGTCGACGTCGAATAGCGCTGACGTAGTAAGGCAAGTGACGCATCGGACGGATTCGCTGGCTATGCGACGTTCTAGCGACCTTCTGTAG